One genomic region from Candidatus Methylomirabilota bacterium encodes:
- the purS gene encoding phosphoribosylformylglycinamidine synthase subunit PurS: MKVRVLVRLKPGILDVQGAAVKRALMGLGFTDVADLRVGKVIEVELEAPTAAQARARADEMCRRLLANPLLEEYTIE; encoded by the coding sequence ATGAAAGTGCGCGTGCTCGTCCGGCTCAAGCCGGGCATCCTCGACGTTCAGGGCGCGGCCGTCAAGCGCGCGTTGATGGGCCTCGGCTTCACCGACGTGGCCGACCTGCGGGTGGGCAAGGTGATCGAGGTCGAGCTGGAGGCTCCCACGGCCGCGCAGGCCCGCGCCCGCGCCGACGAGATGTGCCGCCGGCTCCTCGCCAACCCCCTGCTCGAGGAGTACACGATCGAGTGA
- the pnp gene encoding polyribonucleotide nucleotidyltransferase, which translates to MTESVHVDINSLPFSIETGKVAKLAEGAVVVRHGGTMVLATCVATKTPNEAQDFFPLTVEYRERAYAGGRIPGGYFKREGRPVEKEILTSRLIDRPIRPLFPKGFRNEVQVICLAISADQEHDPDVLAMNGASAALCLSGIPFDGPVGAVRVGQVDGKLVVNPTLAQQDASTLDLVIAGTEDAVLMVEAGAQQVSEETMLEAIAFGHAECKRLVRAQKELGQKAGRRRWPFDPESVRDRELEARVRALAGDRLTAALAVHEKHERADAVSAVLEGIVQALGVDDTKKAAVREAFEALEAAEVRRMIVERGIRVDGRKVSEIRPITIDMSYLPRAHGSSLFTRGETQALVSVTLGTKSDEQKIEALDGDEWRRFMLHYNFPSFSVGEVRRFGSPGRREIGHGALAERAVGALLPPKEEFPYTIRIVSDILESNGSSSMATVCGASLALMDAGVPLKTHVAGIAMGLVKEGDRVGILTDIMGAEDHYGDMDFKVAGTEKGITALQMDIKVSGVSLEIMRAALANAREARLFVLAKMREAIEKPRPELSPYAPRFVTIKIRPEKIREIIGPGGKVVRAIQEQTGTKVDIEDDGRVTVFSPDSASVQKAIAMIQDICREVELDRIYVGKVKKIVEFGAFVEVIPNTEGLLHISQIAESRIRSVQDVLSEGDEVAVKVIEIDGNGKMRLSRKIALREQPALAEKERLRNPNAANPPRD; encoded by the coding sequence ATGACTGAGAGCGTTCACGTCGACATCAACAGCCTCCCGTTCTCGATCGAGACGGGCAAGGTGGCCAAGCTGGCCGAAGGCGCCGTGGTCGTACGCCACGGCGGCACGATGGTGCTGGCCACCTGCGTGGCCACCAAGACCCCCAACGAGGCCCAGGATTTCTTTCCTCTGACGGTCGAGTACCGCGAGCGGGCGTACGCCGGCGGGCGGATCCCGGGCGGGTACTTCAAGCGTGAAGGCCGACCCGTCGAGAAGGAGATCTTGACCTCGCGGCTGATCGACCGGCCGATCCGACCACTATTCCCCAAAGGGTTCAGGAACGAGGTCCAGGTCATCTGCCTGGCGATCTCCGCCGACCAGGAGCACGATCCCGACGTGTTGGCCATGAACGGGGCGTCCGCCGCGCTCTGCCTGTCGGGGATCCCGTTCGACGGCCCGGTGGGCGCGGTGCGGGTCGGGCAGGTGGACGGCAAGCTGGTCGTCAACCCGACCCTGGCCCAGCAGGATGCCTCCACGCTCGACCTGGTCATCGCCGGCACCGAGGACGCCGTCCTCATGGTGGAGGCCGGCGCCCAGCAGGTCAGCGAGGAAACGATGCTGGAGGCGATCGCGTTTGGCCACGCCGAATGCAAGCGCCTGGTCCGGGCCCAGAAGGAGCTCGGCCAGAAGGCGGGCCGGCGGCGCTGGCCGTTCGATCCTGAGTCGGTCCGGGATCGCGAGCTGGAGGCGCGGGTCCGGGCGCTGGCCGGCGACCGGCTGACCGCCGCCCTCGCCGTGCACGAAAAGCACGAGCGCGCGGACGCCGTCAGCGCGGTGTTGGAGGGGATCGTCCAGGCGCTCGGCGTCGACGATACGAAGAAGGCCGCCGTGCGCGAGGCCTTCGAGGCGCTGGAGGCGGCCGAGGTCCGGCGCATGATCGTCGAGCGCGGCATCCGCGTCGACGGCCGGAAGGTAAGCGAGATCCGCCCGATCACGATCGACATGTCTTACCTGCCGCGGGCCCACGGCTCCAGTCTCTTCACCCGGGGCGAGACCCAGGCCCTGGTGTCGGTGACGCTCGGCACCAAGTCCGACGAGCAGAAGATCGAGGCGCTGGACGGCGACGAGTGGCGGCGGTTCATGCTCCACTACAACTTCCCGTCGTTCTCCGTGGGGGAGGTGCGTCGCTTCGGCTCGCCGGGACGGCGCGAGATCGGTCACGGCGCGCTGGCCGAGCGGGCGGTGGGGGCCCTGCTGCCGCCCAAGGAGGAGTTCCCTTACACGATCCGCATCGTCTCCGACATCCTCGAATCCAACGGGTCCTCGTCGATGGCTACGGTGTGCGGGGCCTCGCTGGCGCTGATGGACGCGGGGGTGCCGCTCAAGACGCACGTGGCCGGCATCGCCATGGGGCTGGTCAAGGAGGGCGACCGGGTCGGGATCCTGACGGATATCATGGGCGCCGAGGACCACTACGGCGACATGGATTTCAAGGTCGCCGGCACCGAGAAGGGGATCACGGCGCTCCAGATGGACATCAAGGTCTCCGGCGTCTCGCTGGAGATCATGCGCGCGGCGCTGGCCAACGCCCGCGAGGCGCGCCTGTTCGTGCTGGCCAAGATGCGGGAGGCGATCGAGAAGCCGCGCCCCGAGCTCAGCCCCTACGCGCCGCGGTTCGTCACGATCAAGATCCGGCCCGAGAAGATCCGCGAGATCATCGGCCCCGGAGGCAAGGTGGTCCGGGCCATCCAGGAACAAACGGGGACGAAGGTCGACATCGAGGACGACGGCCGGGTGACGGTGTTCTCGCCGGACAGCGCCTCCGTCCAGAAGGCGATCGCCATGATCCAGGACATCTGTCGGGAGGTGGAGCTGGACCGGATCTACGTGGGCAAGGTCAAGAAGATCGTTGAGTTCGGCGCGTTCGTCGAAGTGATTCCGAATACCGAGGGGTTGCTGCACATCTCGCAGATCGCCGAGTCGCGCATCCGCTCCGTCCAGGACGTGCTGAGCGAAGGCGACGAAGTCGCCGTCAAGGTGATCGAGATCGACGGCAACGGCAAGATGCGGCTCTCGCGCAAGATCGCCCTGCGCGAGCAGCCGGCGCTGGCCGAGAAGGAACGGCTCCGGAACCCCAACGCGGCGAACCCTCCCCGTGACTGA
- a CDS encoding pitrilysin family protein, with protein MTEEYRKGLLPNGIRVVTERMSHVRSVAVGVWVETGSRHEPEGRAGMSHLIEHLVFKGTATRSAEMIARTMDSVGGQMDAFTTKEHTCFYVQVLDEHLPLAVDLLTDILLHPLFDAEELEREKSVVLQEIKMVEDTPDDLIHDLFAAHVWEGHPLGRPILGTREAVIGYGRDAIHTHFVEHYAPPKIIIAVAGNVTYDRVLELFGAGFDGFRRQPIERPNTVPVMKPGVNIVQKELEQVHVVMGFPGLSHSAPERYALFLLNDIIGGSMSSRLFQEVRERQGLVYSIHSGAQAFRDTGTLYIYAATDAPNFSKVLKSILKEIRDLKKHGVREDELRRAKDHLKGSLMLSLESTSSRMNRLAKHELHFGSFLTMAAMLAAIDAVRHEEVQVLVSQLLDEDRLALTTYGPLDRRNLPRELSRAG; from the coding sequence GTGACTGAAGAATACCGGAAGGGCCTGCTGCCGAACGGCATCCGCGTCGTCACCGAGCGGATGTCCCACGTCCGGTCGGTGGCCGTCGGCGTCTGGGTGGAGACCGGCTCCCGCCACGAGCCCGAGGGCCGGGCCGGCATGTCCCACCTCATCGAGCACCTGGTCTTCAAGGGCACGGCGACGCGCAGCGCCGAGATGATCGCCCGCACCATGGATTCCGTGGGCGGGCAGATGGACGCCTTCACCACGAAGGAGCACACCTGCTTCTACGTGCAGGTCCTCGACGAGCATCTACCCCTGGCCGTGGACCTGCTCACCGACATCCTCCTGCACCCGCTCTTCGACGCCGAGGAGCTGGAGCGGGAGAAGTCCGTGGTGCTGCAGGAGATCAAGATGGTCGAGGACACGCCCGACGACCTCATCCACGATCTTTTCGCCGCGCACGTCTGGGAAGGGCACCCGCTGGGGCGGCCGATCCTGGGCACCCGGGAGGCCGTCATCGGCTACGGGCGGGACGCCATCCACACGCACTTCGTGGAGCACTACGCGCCCCCCAAGATCATCATCGCCGTGGCCGGCAATGTCACGTACGACCGAGTGCTGGAACTGTTCGGCGCCGGCTTCGACGGTTTCCGCCGCCAGCCGATCGAGCGCCCGAACACGGTGCCGGTGATGAAGCCGGGTGTGAACATCGTCCAGAAGGAGCTGGAGCAGGTCCACGTGGTGATGGGCTTCCCCGGGCTCAGCCACTCCGCACCCGAGCGGTACGCGCTCTTCCTCCTCAACGACATCATCGGCGGCAGCATGTCCTCCCGCCTCTTCCAGGAGGTCCGCGAACGTCAGGGGCTGGTCTACTCCATCCACTCCGGCGCCCAGGCCTTCCGCGACACGGGCACCCTCTACATCTACGCGGCGACCGACGCGCCCAACTTCTCGAAGGTGCTCAAGTCGATCCTCAAGGAGATCCGGGATCTCAAGAAGCACGGCGTGCGGGAGGACGAGCTGCGGCGCGCCAAGGATCACCTCAAGGGCAGCCTCATGCTGTCGCTGGAGTCCACCTCGAGCCGGATGAACCGGCTGGCCAAGCACGAGCTGCACTTCGGCTCGTTCCTCACGATGGCCGCCATGCTCGCAGCCATCGACGCCGTCCGCCACGAGGAGGTCCAGGTGCTCGTCAGCCAGCTCCTGGACGAGGACCGGCTGGCGCTGACGACCTACGGCCCGCTGGACCGGCGCAATCTCCCCCGCGAACTGAGCCGGGCCGGATAA
- the purC gene encoding phosphoribosylaminoimidazolesuccinocarboxamide synthase has translation MKRAIPEVEQGEKLYEGKAKIVYATSRPDLIIQYFKDDATAFNALKRGTIVGKGVVNNRMSAALFQRLERAGVPTHYLATLSDREMLCRRLEIIRIETIVRNIVAGSLAKRTGFEEGTPIKQPIVELYYKSDPLGDPMITDDHVRLLGLATPRELAWLRRMALRINRVLRPHMARRGLLLVDFKLEFGRARGRLYLGDEISPDTCRLWDARTRAKLDKDRFRQDLGGVEDAYQEVFRRLVEGGAPRT, from the coding sequence ATGAAGAGGGCGATTCCGGAGGTCGAGCAGGGCGAGAAGCTCTACGAAGGCAAGGCGAAGATCGTCTACGCGACCAGCCGGCCGGATCTGATCATCCAGTACTTCAAGGACGACGCCACCGCCTTCAACGCGCTCAAGCGCGGGACCATCGTCGGCAAGGGCGTGGTGAACAACCGGATGTCGGCGGCGCTGTTCCAGCGGCTCGAGCGGGCGGGGGTGCCCACCCACTATCTGGCCACCCTCTCCGACCGCGAGATGCTCTGCCGGCGGCTCGAGATCATCCGCATCGAGACGATCGTCCGCAACATCGTGGCCGGCAGCCTGGCCAAGCGCACCGGGTTCGAGGAAGGGACTCCGATCAAGCAGCCGATCGTGGAGCTCTACTACAAGTCGGATCCGCTCGGTGATCCCATGATCACCGACGACCACGTGCGGCTGCTGGGGCTGGCCACACCCCGGGAGCTGGCCTGGCTCCGGCGGATGGCCCTCCGGATCAATCGCGTACTCCGGCCGCACATGGCGCGCCGGGGGCTCCTGCTGGTCGACTTCAAGCTCGAGTTCGGGCGTGCCCGCGGCCGGCTCTACCTGGGCGACGAAATCTCACCCGACACCTGCCGCCTGTGGGACGCCCGGACCCGCGCCAAGCTGGACAAGGACCGCTTCCGCCAGGATCTGGGGGGCGTGGAGGACGCCTACCAGGAAGTGTTCCGGCGTCTCGTCGAAGGCGGCGCGCCGCGGACATGA
- the purB gene encoding adenylosuccinate lyase, which translates to MIERYTRPAMGRIWSEESKYATWLRVELAVCEAYARRGRIPVEALARVRAKARVDVDRILEIQRRVKHEMIALLTSLEEQLGADSRFVHIGLTTNDVWDTALALQLREAADLLIAGQERLRAALGELARRHKDTLIVGRTHGVHAEPTTFGLKVAVWYTEAGRNLERLRRARAAVAVGKLSGAVGNFAHVEPEIEEEVCRELGLEPAAVSTQIVQRDRHAEFSTGLAVAAASLEKIALEIRGLQRTEILEAQEPFAEGQKGSSAMPHKRNPELTERICGLARLVRTNALAALENVALWHERDISHSSVERVILPDSTILVDYLLDLTTFVVEGLEVDPARMAENLERSYGLVYSQRVLLKLTETGLARQAAYEIVQRNAMQAWRERRSFLELLAADPAITERVGPDELKACFDPAWYLRHVDAIFRRAGLLSEGGAAPSGIPSQRGPRGPLRTTP; encoded by the coding sequence GTGATCGAGCGGTACACGCGTCCGGCCATGGGGCGAATCTGGAGCGAGGAGTCCAAGTACGCCACCTGGCTGCGCGTGGAGCTGGCCGTGTGCGAGGCCTATGCCCGCCGCGGCCGCATCCCGGTCGAGGCCTTGGCCCGCGTCCGGGCCAAGGCTCGCGTCGACGTCGACCGGATCCTCGAGATCCAGCGGCGGGTCAAGCACGAGATGATCGCGCTCCTCACCAGCCTCGAGGAGCAGCTGGGCGCGGACTCCCGCTTCGTCCACATCGGGCTCACCACCAACGACGTGTGGGACACGGCGCTGGCCCTCCAGCTTCGCGAGGCCGCCGACCTCCTCATCGCCGGCCAGGAGCGGTTGCGCGCGGCACTCGGCGAGCTGGCCCGCCGCCACAAGGACACCCTAATCGTCGGCCGGACTCACGGCGTTCACGCCGAGCCGACGACGTTCGGCCTGAAGGTGGCGGTGTGGTACACGGAGGCCGGGCGGAACCTCGAGCGCCTCCGCCGGGCGCGGGCGGCCGTCGCCGTGGGCAAGCTGTCGGGAGCCGTCGGCAACTTCGCCCACGTCGAGCCCGAGATCGAGGAGGAGGTCTGCCGGGAGCTGGGCCTGGAGCCGGCGGCCGTCTCCACCCAGATCGTCCAGCGCGACCGCCACGCGGAGTTCTCTACGGGGCTCGCCGTCGCCGCCGCCTCCCTCGAGAAGATCGCCCTGGAGATCCGGGGCCTCCAGCGGACGGAGATCCTGGAGGCCCAGGAGCCCTTCGCCGAGGGCCAGAAGGGCTCCAGCGCCATGCCCCACAAGCGCAACCCCGAGCTGACCGAGCGCATCTGCGGGCTGGCGCGGCTCGTCAGGACCAACGCGCTGGCCGCGCTCGAGAATGTCGCGCTGTGGCACGAGCGCGACATCAGCCACTCCTCCGTCGAGCGCGTCATCCTGCCGGACTCGACCATCCTCGTCGACTACCTGCTCGATCTGACGACGTTCGTCGTCGAGGGCCTCGAGGTCGACCCGGCTCGCATGGCGGAGAACCTCGAGCGGAGCTACGGCCTCGTCTACTCCCAGCGGGTGCTGCTCAAGCTCACCGAGACGGGGCTGGCGCGCCAGGCGGCCTACGAGATCGTGCAGCGCAACGCCATGCAGGCCTGGCGGGAGCGGCGGTCATTCCTGGAGCTTCTCGCCGCCGACCCGGCGATCACCGAGCGAGTCGGGCCGGACGAGCTGAAGGCGTGCTTCGATCCGGCGTGGTACCTCCGTCATGTCGACGCGATCTTCAGGCGGGCCGGACTTTTGTCGGAGGGGGGCGCCGCCCCCTCCGGGATCCCTAGTCAGAGGGGGCCTCGCGGCCCCCTCCGAACCACCCCATAG
- a CDS encoding bifunctional riboflavin kinase/FAD synthetase, with product MRIVRGLESYPPEAPATTVALGVFDGVHLGHRAILATAVARARASGLQALACTFDPHPAEVLQPGQAPALISTLDERLALIAQTDVDATVVLAFTSDLAAVEPEAFVKDVLLERLRAREIVVGFDHTFGRGARGSARLLQALSPRMGFRCHVVPPLMIDGVAVSSSEIRAALKAGEVERANRYLGRPYAVGGEVVQGAGRGRTLGFPTANLRPNRPLLVPPGVYACRAQVDGESHPAVVNIGVRPTFEEGRLVIEAHLLDFSGSLYGHAIRLAFVCRLRDERKFPGPEALREQIGLDIAAARRRL from the coding sequence ATGCGGATCGTCCGGGGCCTCGAGTCCTACCCGCCTGAGGCGCCCGCGACGACGGTCGCGCTCGGCGTCTTCGACGGCGTCCATCTCGGCCATCGCGCGATCCTGGCGACTGCGGTGGCGCGGGCGCGGGCCTCGGGGCTGCAGGCGCTGGCCTGCACCTTCGATCCCCACCCCGCCGAGGTGCTTCAGCCCGGGCAGGCCCCCGCGCTGATCTCCACGCTGGACGAGCGACTGGCGTTGATCGCTCAAACGGACGTCGACGCGACCGTCGTGCTGGCCTTCACCTCCGACCTGGCCGCGGTCGAGCCTGAGGCTTTCGTGAAAGACGTGCTGCTCGAACGGCTGCGCGCCCGCGAGATCGTCGTCGGGTTCGACCACACCTTCGGCCGCGGAGCGCGGGGCAGCGCGCGGCTCCTCCAGGCGCTCAGCCCGCGGATGGGCTTCCGCTGCCACGTCGTGCCGCCGCTGATGATCGACGGCGTCGCCGTCTCCTCCTCCGAGATCCGCGCCGCGCTGAAGGCGGGCGAGGTCGAGCGGGCCAACCGGTACCTGGGCAGGCCCTACGCGGTCGGAGGCGAGGTCGTGCAGGGCGCCGGGCGTGGTCGGACCCTGGGCTTCCCGACGGCGAACCTCCGACCCAACCGGCCCTTGCTCGTGCCGCCCGGCGTCTACGCCTGCCGTGCCCAGGTCGACGGAGAGAGCCATCCGGCCGTCGTCAACATCGGTGTGCGGCCGACGTTCGAGGAAGGACGTCTGGTCATCGAGGCCCATCTCCTCGATTTTTCGGGCTCTTTGTACGGTCATGCGATCCGCCTGGCGTTCGTCTGCCGGCTCAGGGATGAGCGAAAGTTCCCCGGGCCGGAAGCGCTCAGGGAGCAGATCGGCCTCGACATCGCGGCGGCCCGCCGGCGTCTTTGA
- the purL gene encoding phosphoribosylformylglycinamidine synthase subunit PurL, producing MTGSEPKATPDLARELGLTADEYDRIIERLGREPTYTELGLFSALWSEHCAYKHSRVFLARLPQAGPHVLQGPGENAGVVDIGDGWAVVFKIESHNHPSFIEPFQGAATGVGGILRDIFTMGARPIAILDSLRFGEPDDPRTRRLIEGVVSGISWYGNCFGCPTVGGEIAFAPEYAGNPLVNVMCVGLVRADRIFRARAEGVGNPVFYVGNKTGRDGIHGATMASSTFDERAQERRPTVQVGDPFTEKLLLEACLELMQTGAVVGIQDMGAAGLACCTSEMPARAGTGMEVELSRVPQREIEMTPYEILLSESQERMLLVVARGREEEVRRVFAKWELDAVEIGRVTDDGNLTVRHHGEIAARVPVKALAEAPRYEKPTAPPPWLAELRAFDPLALPEPADYEEALLAVLGSPTIGSKEWAFRQYDQQVGINTLVLPGSDAAVLRVKGTRRALAISTDGNGRQVFLDPRRGAAMAVCEAARNVSCAGGRPLGVTDCLNFGSPERPEILWQFAEAIDGLAEACRALDLPVVGGNVSFYNETNGQAILPTPVVGVVGVLAEAGRAVTQWFKGAGHRLALLGPDAVSLGGSEYLWMLHRRLAGPLAPLDLGRERRVQSAVQAAIGAGLVLSAHDCAEGGLAVALAEGCVTGREPVGCSVTLPEGARADLMLFGEGPSRVVVSVDPARVLEFEGLMAESAIPWRWIGTTGSERLRVRCGSTTVIDAAIESLEQAWRRGFERHLA from the coding sequence TTGACGGGGTCGGAGCCGAAGGCGACACCGGACCTCGCGCGCGAACTGGGCCTCACTGCCGACGAATACGACCGGATCATCGAGCGGCTCGGTCGCGAGCCCACCTACACCGAACTGGGGCTGTTCTCCGCCCTCTGGTCGGAGCACTGTGCCTACAAGCACTCGCGCGTGTTCCTGGCCCGGCTGCCCCAAGCGGGGCCGCATGTGCTGCAGGGGCCCGGCGAGAACGCCGGTGTCGTCGACATCGGCGACGGCTGGGCCGTCGTGTTCAAGATCGAGAGCCACAATCACCCCTCGTTCATCGAGCCCTTCCAGGGCGCCGCCACCGGGGTGGGCGGAATCCTGAGGGACATCTTTACGATGGGCGCCCGCCCCATCGCCATCCTCGATTCCCTCCGCTTCGGCGAGCCGGACGACCCCCGGACGCGCCGGCTGATCGAGGGGGTCGTGTCCGGCATCAGTTGGTACGGCAACTGCTTCGGCTGCCCCACCGTCGGCGGCGAGATCGCCTTCGCCCCCGAGTATGCGGGCAACCCCCTCGTCAACGTGATGTGCGTGGGGCTCGTCCGGGCCGACCGGATCTTCCGCGCCCGCGCCGAGGGGGTGGGGAATCCCGTGTTCTACGTCGGCAACAAGACGGGGCGCGACGGCATCCACGGCGCCACGATGGCCTCGTCGACGTTCGACGAGCGTGCCCAGGAGCGCCGCCCGACGGTGCAGGTGGGCGATCCCTTCACGGAGAAGCTGCTCCTCGAGGCTTGTCTGGAGCTCATGCAGACCGGCGCCGTGGTGGGGATCCAGGACATGGGCGCGGCCGGGCTGGCCTGCTGCACCTCGGAGATGCCGGCGCGGGCCGGCACCGGCATGGAGGTGGAGCTGTCGCGCGTGCCCCAGCGCGAGATCGAGATGACCCCCTACGAGATCCTTCTTTCGGAGTCGCAGGAGCGCATGCTGCTGGTCGTGGCGCGCGGCCGCGAGGAGGAGGTGCGGCGGGTCTTCGCCAAGTGGGAGCTGGACGCCGTCGAGATCGGACGGGTCACCGACGACGGCAACCTGACCGTGCGCCACCACGGGGAGATCGCCGCCCGCGTGCCAGTGAAGGCGCTGGCCGAGGCGCCTCGCTACGAGAAGCCGACCGCGCCGCCCCCGTGGCTGGCCGAGCTACGGGCCTTCGATCCCCTGGCCCTGCCGGAGCCGGCGGATTACGAGGAGGCGCTGCTGGCGGTCCTGGGGTCGCCGACCATCGGCTCCAAGGAGTGGGCGTTCCGCCAGTACGACCAGCAGGTCGGGATCAACACCCTGGTGCTGCCGGGCTCCGACGCGGCGGTGCTGAGAGTGAAGGGCACGCGCCGCGCCCTGGCGATCTCGACCGACGGCAACGGCCGGCAAGTGTTTCTCGATCCCCGTCGCGGAGCGGCCATGGCGGTCTGCGAGGCGGCGCGGAACGTCTCCTGCGCGGGTGGTCGACCGCTGGGCGTCACGGACTGCCTGAATTTCGGCTCGCCCGAGCGGCCCGAGATCCTCTGGCAGTTCGCCGAGGCGATCGACGGCCTCGCCGAGGCCTGCCGCGCCCTCGATCTGCCGGTAGTGGGCGGCAACGTTTCCTTCTACAATGAAACCAACGGGCAGGCCATTCTCCCCACGCCCGTCGTGGGCGTGGTCGGCGTGCTCGCGGAGGCGGGGCGGGCGGTCACGCAGTGGTTCAAGGGGGCGGGCCACCGTCTCGCCCTGCTGGGTCCCGACGCCGTCAGCCTGGGGGGAAGCGAGTACCTGTGGATGCTCCACCGCCGCCTCGCCGGGCCGCTGGCGCCGCTGGACCTGGGGCGGGAGCGGCGGGTACAGTCGGCCGTCCAGGCGGCGATCGGCGCCGGGCTCGTGCTCTCCGCGCACGATTGCGCCGAGGGCGGCCTGGCGGTGGCGCTGGCGGAGGGCTGCGTCACCGGCCGGGAGCCGGTGGGATGTAGCGTGACGCTGCCCGAGGGAGCGCGGGCCGATCTCATGCTCTTCGGCGAAGGACCGTCGCGGGTGGTCGTCTCCGTCGACCCGGCGCGGGTCCTGGAGTTCGAGGGGCTGATGGCGGAGTCGGCCATTCCGTGGCGCTGGATCGGGACCACGGGGAGCGAGCGGCTGAGAGTTCGCTGCGGGTCGACGACGGTGATCGACGCCGCGATCGAGAGCCTCGAACAGGCTTGGAGGAGGGGCTTTGAGCGTCACCTGGCGTGA
- the purQ gene encoding phosphoribosylformylglycinamidine synthase subunit PurQ, giving the protein MRFGVVVFPGTWSDCDFHYVVSEVLRQPVKYIWHRDRNLDDFDCVILPGGFSYGDYLRAGAVAGRSPVVEALGDFVARGGHVLASCNGFQILCEAGLLPGALMRNECLQYRCQQTHLVVENVDTPFTRGLRVGQVLTMPISHGEGKYYADAGALAKLRKNGQIVFRYATAEGQVTRAANPNGSLESIAGVVNEEGTVLGLMPHPERAAEPAMGSTDGLLIFQSLLGSLVEDGGFLKR; this is encoded by the coding sequence ATGAGATTCGGCGTGGTCGTGTTCCCGGGGACTTGGAGCGACTGCGACTTCCACTACGTGGTCTCGGAAGTCCTGCGGCAGCCGGTCAAGTACATCTGGCACCGCGACCGGAACCTCGATGACTTCGACTGCGTCATCCTGCCGGGCGGCTTCTCCTACGGCGATTACTTGAGAGCCGGCGCCGTGGCCGGCCGCTCGCCGGTGGTGGAGGCGCTGGGTGACTTCGTCGCGCGCGGCGGGCATGTGCTCGCCTCCTGCAACGGGTTTCAGATCCTGTGCGAGGCCGGCCTCCTGCCCGGCGCGCTCATGCGCAACGAGTGCCTGCAGTATCGCTGCCAGCAGACGCATCTCGTGGTCGAGAACGTGGACACGCCCTTCACTCGGGGTCTGCGCGTGGGGCAGGTGTTGACGATGCCGATTTCCCACGGCGAGGGCAAGTACTATGCCGACGCCGGGGCGCTGGCGAAGCTCAGGAAGAACGGCCAGATCGTGTTCCGCTACGCGACGGCCGAAGGCCAGGTCACGCGGGCGGCCAATCCCAACGGCTCCCTGGAGAGCATCGCCGGCGTCGTCAACGAGGAGGGGACCGTGCTGGGACTCATGCCGCATCCCGAGCGGGCGGCCGAGCCGGCGATGGGTAGCACCGACGGGCTGCTGATCTTCCAGTCCCTCCTCGGCAGCCTCGTCGAGGACGGCGGCTTCTTGAAGCGGTAA
- the rpsO gene encoding 30S ribosomal protein S15, which yields MPLSIDKKRSLIEQFRVHEGDTGSPEVQIALLSERINGLTEHFKQHTKDHHSRRGLLMLIGKRRGLLEYLRNKDSERYRAIIEKLGIRR from the coding sequence ATGCCGCTGTCCATCGACAAGAAGCGAAGCCTGATCGAGCAGTTCCGTGTTCACGAGGGCGATACGGGCTCGCCGGAGGTTCAGATCGCGCTCCTGTCGGAGCGGATCAACGGACTGACCGAGCACTTCAAGCAGCACACGAAAGACCACCACTCGCGACGCGGCCTGCTCATGCTGATCGGCAAGCGCCGCGGGCTCCTCGAGTATCTGCGCAACAAAGACTCCGAGCGATATCGCGCCATCATCGAGAAGCTCGGAATCCGCCGGTGA